From the genome of Scytonema hofmannii PCC 7110, one region includes:
- a CDS encoding peptidylprolyl isomerase, giving the protein MRLNCSKFLFVFIFSAFLLGSCSTSQVASNSSPTSTATQTSSELSTETGTETVNSATTPVSENASESIPGLKELPRLEGKATVVMTVKGSPITIEVDGTNAPITAGNFVDLVQRGAYNGLIFHRVERDPSPFVVQGGDPQSKDPKIPVTDLGTGSFIDPKTNKIRYIPLEIKPLGSKKPIYGKTFKDAVISQPPALQHKRGAVAMARSQMPDSASSQFYFALSDLSSLDGSYAVFGYVREGMDVVDKIQQGDRIDSAKVTQGSENLKN; this is encoded by the coding sequence ATGCGGTTAAACTGTTCCAAATTTTTATTCGTTTTCATTTTCAGTGCGTTTCTGCTTGGCAGCTGTTCAACATCGCAGGTAGCTTCCAATTCCTCTCCAACTTCTACCGCTACTCAAACAAGTTCCGAGTTATCCACTGAGACAGGTACCGAGACGGTAAACTCAGCAACAACTCCTGTATCGGAAAATGCCAGCGAGAGCATTCCCGGACTTAAAGAATTGCCACGACTTGAAGGCAAAGCAACTGTAGTGATGACAGTCAAAGGTTCGCCCATCACTATCGAAGTGGATGGTACAAATGCTCCTATCACTGCAGGCAATTTTGTGGATTTGGTTCAACGAGGCGCATACAACGGGCTAATATTCCATAGAGTTGAGCGCGATCCAAGTCCTTTTGTGGTGCAAGGGGGAGATCCTCAAAGTAAAGATCCAAAAATACCAGTCACCGATCTAGGTACGGGCAGTTTTATCGATCCAAAAACAAACAAAATTCGTTACATACCTTTAGAAATCAAGCCACTAGGCTCAAAAAAGCCCATATATGGTAAAACTTTTAAAGATGCAGTAATTTCTCAACCACCAGCACTGCAACATAAACGTGGTGCAGTAGCAATGGCGCGATCGCAAATGCCTGATTCTGCATCCTCTCAGTTTTACTTTGCTTTGTCCGATCTTTCCTCCTTAGACGGTAGTTATGCTGTGTTTGGCTATGTTCGAGAAGGAATGGACGTGGTTGATAAAATCCAGCAAGGAGATCGGATTGACTCTGCTAAAGTCACTCAAGGTTCAGAAAATTTGAAGAACTAG
- a CDS encoding peptidylprolyl isomerase, whose protein sequence is MRFNISKLAVALLMVGILWLGSCFKQPAVASSLPTFTPTQATTQLSTGTLTKQATLVSQLTKKSIPRMNDLPRLEGKATVVITVDGSPITIEVDGTNAPITAGNFVDLVEKGVYDGLVFHRVVRQPQPFVVQGGDPQSKDPKVPASRLGTGGFVDSKTGKERRIPLEIKPQGAEEPVYSKTLEMARVNKPPVLQHKLGAVAMARSQMPDSASSQFYFALDNLSFLDGSYAVFGYVTNGMEVVNKIQQGDRIDSAKVTQGAENLKN, encoded by the coding sequence ATGCGGTTTAACATTTCCAAATTAGCAGTTGCTTTATTGATGGTTGGTATATTATGGCTTGGCAGTTGTTTTAAGCAGCCAGCTGTAGCCAGTTCTCTGCCAACTTTCACACCGACTCAAGCAACTACCCAGTTAAGTACCGGGACTTTAACCAAACAAGCAACCCTTGTATCTCAACTTACAAAGAAGAGTATTCCCAGAATGAATGACTTACCACGGCTCGAAGGCAAGGCGACTGTAGTGATAACTGTTGATGGATCGCCTATCACTATTGAAGTAGATGGTACAAACGCCCCTATCACTGCAGGCAATTTTGTAGATTTAGTCGAGAAAGGCGTGTACGATGGCTTAGTTTTCCACAGAGTTGTACGCCAGCCCCAACCGTTTGTGGTTCAAGGGGGCGATCCTCAAAGCAAAGACCCAAAAGTACCAGCAAGCCGCTTGGGAACAGGCGGTTTTGTCGATTCAAAAACTGGCAAAGAACGTCGCATACCTCTGGAGATTAAACCCCAAGGAGCAGAGGAGCCAGTTTACAGCAAAACTCTTGAAATGGCACGCGTTAATAAACCACCTGTACTTCAGCATAAACTGGGGGCAGTAGCAATGGCGCGATCGCAAATGCCTGACTCTGCATCCTCCCAGTTTTATTTTGCTCTAGACAACCTCAGTTTCCTAGATGGTAGCTATGCTGTTTTTGGTTATGTCACCAATGGCATGGAAGTTGTTAACAAAATTCAACAGGGCGATCGCATTGATTCAGCTAAAGTCACTCAAGGTGCAGAAAACTTGAAGAACTAG
- a CDS encoding response regulator transcription factor: MIRLLLVDDQMIIRQGLKNLLESKPDLQVVGDAENGQRALEVMEAFYHTLMQPDVVLMDVRMPVMDGVAATQVFSQRFPEVRILVLTTFDDDEYVTQAMRYGARGYVLKHTPLEELAVAIRAVHQGYTHMGPGLFEKAFAFPHEPQPLQSVMPLEIAKLSPREKEVLRLIAMGFSNREIAHELYISERTVRNHVTSILSQLHLRDRTQAALFVSTFLPQLEI; the protein is encoded by the coding sequence ATGATTCGCCTGTTACTGGTAGATGACCAAATGATTATTCGTCAGGGTCTAAAAAACTTGCTGGAATCAAAACCAGATTTGCAGGTGGTGGGAGATGCTGAGAATGGTCAACGGGCGCTTGAAGTGATGGAAGCTTTTTATCATACATTGATGCAACCGGATGTTGTGTTGATGGATGTTAGGATGCCTGTGATGGATGGCGTAGCAGCAACTCAAGTTTTTTCACAGCGTTTTCCTGAAGTTCGGATTTTGGTTCTGACTACTTTTGATGATGATGAATATGTTACGCAAGCAATGCGTTATGGAGCAAGGGGTTATGTTTTGAAGCATACGCCACTTGAGGAGTTAGCCGTTGCTATTCGTGCAGTTCATCAAGGTTATACCCACATGGGACCGGGACTTTTTGAAAAAGCTTTTGCTTTCCCTCACGAACCTCAGCCCTTACAATCAGTTATGCCATTGGAAATAGCAAAATTGTCCCCCAGAGAGAAAGAGGTATTGCGTTTAATTGCAATGGGATTTAGCAACCGTGAGATTGCTCACGAGCTTTATATCTCGGAACGGACAGTGAGAAATCATGTTACTAGTATTTTAAGCCAACTTCATCTGCGCGATCGCACTCAAGCTGCCTTGTTTGTCAGTACGTTTTTACCACAGTTGGAAATTTAA
- a CDS encoding photosystem I assembly protein Ycf4, with product MTASTTISKGEFPSEGNSTSNVLHQKVLGSRRFSNYWWATVVSMGSTGFLLSGISSYLKVNLLLVTDPTQLVFYPQGLVMGLYGSAGLLLALYLWLTVIWDVGGGYNDFNRETGKVKIFRWGFPGKNRRIEIDCTTDDLQSVQVDIRGGMNPRRALYLRVKGRRDIPLSSVGQPMSLQELEIQGAKLARFLEVPLEGL from the coding sequence ATGACGGCATCAACAACCATCAGCAAAGGCGAGTTCCCGTCAGAGGGCAACTCTACTTCCAACGTTCTCCATCAAAAGGTTCTCGGTTCCCGTCGGTTCAGTAACTACTGGTGGGCAACTGTAGTCTCAATGGGAAGCACAGGCTTTTTGCTATCTGGAATTTCAAGTTATCTAAAAGTCAATTTACTCTTAGTGACTGACCCAACGCAACTAGTGTTCTATCCCCAAGGATTAGTCATGGGGTTGTACGGTTCTGCCGGTCTACTTTTAGCCCTGTACCTGTGGTTAACAGTTATCTGGGATGTGGGCGGCGGATACAACGATTTCAATCGGGAAACAGGCAAAGTCAAAATCTTTCGCTGGGGATTTCCCGGCAAAAACCGTCGTATAGAAATTGATTGCACCACTGACGACTTACAGTCCGTTCAGGTAGATATTAGAGGGGGCATGAACCCCCGTCGCGCACTTTACCTACGTGTTAAAGGTCGCCGAGACATTCCTTTATCATCAGTAGGTCAACCGATGTCATTACAAGAGTTGGAAATTCAAGGCGCTAAATTAGCCCGTTTTTTGGAAGTACCCTTGGAAGGACTTTAA
- the psbD gene encoding photosystem II D2 protein (photosystem q(a) protein): MTIAVGRAPSTRGWFDVLDDWLKRDRFVFVGWSGILLFPCAFLALGGWLTGTTFVTSWYTHGLASSYLEGCNFLTVAVSTPADSMGHSLLLLWGPEAQGDFTRWFQLGGLWPFVALHGAFALIGFMLRQFEIARLVGIRPYNAIAFSAPIAVFVSVFLMYPLGQSSWFFAPSFGVAAIFRFLLFLQGFHNWTLNPFHMMGVAGVLGGALLCAIHGATVENTLFEDGEGSNTFRAFNPTQAEETYSMVTANRFWSQIFGIAFSNKRWLHFFMLFVPVTGLWMSAVGIVGLALNLRAYDFVSQELRAAEDPEFETFYTKNILLNEGIRAWMAPQDQPHEKFVFPEEVLPRGNAL, from the coding sequence ATGACCATCGCAGTTGGACGCGCCCCCAGTACAAGAGGGTGGTTTGACGTTCTAGACGACTGGTTGAAGCGCGACCGTTTCGTATTTGTAGGTTGGTCGGGGATACTGTTGTTTCCCTGTGCTTTCCTAGCCCTCGGCGGTTGGCTGACCGGTACAACATTCGTAACAAGCTGGTATACACACGGCTTGGCGTCCTCCTACTTGGAAGGGTGTAACTTCCTGACAGTAGCAGTATCCACACCAGCAGACAGCATGGGACATTCGTTGTTGCTGTTGTGGGGACCAGAAGCACAAGGAGATTTCACCCGTTGGTTTCAATTAGGCGGATTGTGGCCTTTTGTAGCGCTGCATGGAGCCTTTGCGCTGATCGGGTTTATGCTCAGACAGTTTGAAATCGCCAGACTCGTAGGGATACGTCCATACAATGCGATCGCGTTTTCGGCACCAATTGCAGTGTTCGTGAGCGTATTCTTGATGTACCCCTTGGGACAATCATCCTGGTTCTTTGCACCCAGCTTTGGAGTGGCAGCAATCTTCCGCTTCTTGCTGTTCTTGCAAGGGTTCCACAACTGGACACTCAACCCCTTCCACATGATGGGAGTTGCGGGTGTACTAGGTGGAGCGTTGCTGTGTGCGATCCACGGAGCAACAGTGGAAAACACCCTGTTTGAAGACGGCGAAGGGTCAAACACCTTCCGTGCGTTCAACCCCACCCAAGCAGAAGAAACCTACTCCATGGTGACAGCAAACCGTTTCTGGTCACAGATATTCGGGATTGCTTTCTCCAACAAGCGCTGGTTGCACTTCTTCATGTTGTTTGTACCAGTGACAGGGCTGTGGATGAGCGCAGTTGGGATTGTGGGTTTGGCACTCAACCTGCGAGCATATGACTTCGTGTCGCAAGAATTGCGTGCGGCAGAAGACCCAGAATTTGAAACCTTCTATACCAAAAACATTTTGCTAAACGAGGGTATCCGCGCTTGGATGGCTCCTCAAGACCAGCCTCACGAAAAATTTGTATTCCCAGAAGAGGTACTGCCACGTGGTAACGCTCTCTAA
- the psbC gene encoding photosystem II reaction center protein CP43 translates to MVTLSNSPAVMGSGRDQDSTGFAWWAGNARLINLSGKLLGAHVAHSGLIVFWAGAMTLFEVAHFVPEKPMYEQGLILLPHLATLGWGVGPGGEVIDTFPYFVVGVLHLISSAVLGFGGIYHAIRGPETLEEYSSFFGYDWKDKNKMTNIIGFHLIILGCGALLLVLKAMFFGGLYDTWAPGGGDVRVITNPTLNPGVIFGYLLKSPFGGEGWIVSVDNLEDVVGGHIWVAFICIVGGIFHILTKPFGWSRRASIWSGEAYLSYSLGALSLMGFIASCMVWFNNTVYPSEFYGPTGPEASQAQALTFLIRDQRLGANVGSAQGPTGLGKYLMRSPTGEIIFGGETMRFWDFRGPWLEPLRGPNGLDLDKIKNDIQPWQARRAAEYMTHAPLGSLNSVGGVATEINSFNYVSPRAWLATSHFVLGFFFLVGHLWHAGRARAAAGGFEKGIDRENEPVMFMGDLD, encoded by the coding sequence GTGGTAACGCTCTCTAATAGTCCTGCAGTTATGGGTTCAGGCCGCGACCAAGACTCCACCGGTTTTGCTTGGTGGGCTGGTAACGCCCGTCTCATTAACCTCTCCGGTAAACTTTTGGGTGCTCACGTTGCCCACTCTGGTTTGATTGTTTTCTGGGCTGGAGCAATGACCTTGTTTGAGGTTGCTCACTTCGTTCCTGAAAAGCCCATGTACGAGCAGGGCTTAATCCTGCTACCTCACCTCGCAACCCTCGGTTGGGGCGTTGGTCCTGGTGGTGAAGTTATTGACACCTTCCCATACTTTGTTGTAGGTGTACTGCACCTTATTTCTTCTGCAGTACTCGGTTTTGGCGGTATATATCATGCCATCCGAGGGCCAGAAACCTTAGAAGAGTACTCCTCTTTCTTCGGCTACGACTGGAAAGACAAGAACAAGATGACCAACATCATCGGCTTCCATCTCATTATCTTGGGATGTGGTGCTTTGCTGTTGGTACTGAAAGCAATGTTCTTTGGCGGTTTGTATGACACTTGGGCACCTGGTGGTGGTGATGTTCGCGTCATTACCAACCCAACTTTGAACCCTGGTGTCATCTTCGGTTACCTGCTGAAATCACCATTCGGTGGTGAAGGTTGGATTGTGAGCGTTGATAACCTAGAAGACGTTGTTGGCGGTCACATTTGGGTTGCCTTCATCTGCATTGTAGGTGGAATCTTCCACATCCTCACCAAACCTTTTGGCTGGTCACGCCGCGCTTCAATTTGGTCTGGTGAAGCTTACCTCTCCTACAGTTTGGGCGCTTTGTCCTTAATGGGCTTTATCGCTTCCTGTATGGTTTGGTTCAACAATACCGTTTACCCAAGCGAATTCTACGGTCCTACAGGTCCTGAAGCGTCTCAAGCTCAAGCTCTGACTTTCCTGATCCGCGACCAACGCTTGGGTGCTAACGTCGGTTCCGCTCAAGGTCCAACAGGTCTTGGTAAATACCTGATGCGCTCTCCTACAGGTGAAATCATCTTCGGTGGTGAAACCATGCGCTTCTGGGATTTTCGCGGTCCTTGGTTAGAACCTCTAAGAGGACCTAATGGTCTTGACTTGGATAAAATCAAGAACGACATTCAACCTTGGCAAGCTCGTCGTGCTGCTGAGTACATGACTCACGCTCCTTTGGGTTCTCTGAACTCTGTAGGTGGTGTAGCAACAGAGATTAACTCCTTCAACTACGTATCTCCTCGTGCTTGGTTGGCAACGTCTCATTTTGTATTGGGCTTCTTTTTCTTGGTAGGTCACCTGTGGCATGCTGGTCGCGCCCGTGCAGCCGCCGGTGGTTTCGAGAAGGGAATTGACCGTGAAAATGAGCCTGTAATGTTCATGGGAGATCTTGATTAA